In Daphnia magna isolate NIES linkage group LG7, ASM2063170v1.1, whole genome shotgun sequence, a single genomic region encodes these proteins:
- the LOC123474020 gene encoding methyltransferase-like protein 24 codes for MTRLASFIPRWMCDTKKRNILAALSFLLIFSVVYVRFTVDSRFAIASYISNLRRDLRSATDANSSPSYWDALLDSDTLTGNQVMEYFLWSNRPSCQLVHDFGGTMYANPSGMDGQKSVCIDPQVAPKPDDCLVYSFGINDEWSFDEQMSDYGCQVFAFDPSMGKDPHDHSPGNVHFYDWGLGDRDKHDVDYNWKIRSLSSIYEELSVGHGRKIIDYLKMDIEAAEWTVLPEIIRSGMLSNIRQLGMEIHLVTDAPLDKYRELAKLLRSMENMGMVRFDSEYNPWFLGDFVQLQLWKHTQGYEIAWYNSNLLRPVTPA; via the coding sequence ATGACACGTCTAGCAAGTTTCATCCCCAGATGGATGTGTGACACGAAGAAACGGAACATCCTAGCGgctctttctttcttgctaATATTCAGTGTAGTGTATGTACGATTTACTGTAGATTCAAGGTTCGCCATCGCGTCTTACATTAGCAACTTGAGACGGGACCTACGTAGTGCAACAGATGCTAATTCATCACCTTCTTACTGGGACGCATTGCTGGACTCGGACACGTTAACAGGTAACCAGGTCATGGAATACTTCTTGTGGAGCAACCGACCATCCTGCCAACTGGTCCACGATTTCGGTGGCACAATGTACGCAAACCCGTCAGGCATGGACGGCCAGAAATCAGTGTGCATCGATCCTCAAGTGGCCCCCAAACCTGACGATTGTCTTGTTTACTCTTTCGGCATCAACGACGAATGGTCTTTCGACGAACAAATGTCAGACTACGGATGTCAAGTGTTTGCTTTTGATCCGTCCATGGGCAAGGATCCGCACGACCACAGCCCTGGCAATGTCCATTTTTACGATTGGGGACTAGGAGATCGAGACAAGCACGACGTTGACTACAACTGGAAGATCAGGTCGCTTTCCTCCATTTACGAGGAACTATCCGTCGGCCACGGCCGTAAGATCATCGACTATTTGAAAATGGATATCGAGGCTGCCGAATGGACAGTCCTGCCCGAGATCATTCGTTCCGGCATGTTGTCCAACATCCGCCAATTGGGTATGGAAATCCATCTCGTCACTGATGCTCCTCTAGACAAATATCGCGAGTTGGCTAAACTGCTTAGGTCGATGGAGAACATGGGGATGGTTCGCTTCGATTCAGAGTACAATCCGTGGTTTCTTGGTGATTTCGTACAACTCCAGCTGTGGAAACATACGCAAGGCTACGAAATTGCGTGGTACAATAGCAATCTATTGCGTCCTGTAACACCTGCGTGa